The Drosophila nasuta strain 15112-1781.00 chromosome 2L, ASM2355853v1, whole genome shotgun sequence genome window below encodes:
- the LOC132796123 gene encoding uncharacterized protein LOC132796123: protein MDIEYAVENAHDENILTSVLPLDKELNLSCMLSLLTLQPYPEEDNFHCDDEMMRMREQLLILKQEVDNLDRRDDDYYQKKELLIYKIFCEFRGISYEHDCDDDLQEIAEAYEEQ, encoded by the exons ATGGATATCGAATATGCCGTGGAGAACGCTCACGATGAGAACATATTGACCAGCGTGTTGCCGCTGGACAAGGAG CTGAACTTGTCGTGTATGCTTTCGCTGCTGACACTTCAACCATATCCGGAAGAAGATAATTTCCACTGTGACGACGAGATGATGCGTATGCGAGAACAACTGTTGATCCTCAAGCAGGAGGTGGATAATCTCGATCGTCGTGACGATGATTACTATCAGAAGAAGGAACTGTTAATCTATAAAATATTCTGTGAATTTCGCGGCATCAGCTATGAGCATGACTGCGACGATGACTTGCAAGAGATTGCTGAGGCATACGAAGAGCAGTAA